The Hyphomonadaceae bacterium ML37 genome includes a region encoding these proteins:
- the ruvC gene encoding crossover junction endodeoxyribonuclease RuvC, with the protein MSAAIRILGVDPGLNATGWGLIDQSGSRLTLVAYGVIRAPSRAPMAQRLCAIYDALDALIAEHGPHEAAVEDQFVHVNPASALKLGQARAAAMLAPARAGLTVAEYAPRLVKKAVVGTGAADKAQVAAMVSIILPGAKAEADAADALAVAICHAHHRRSAGMVSARAAS; encoded by the coding sequence ATGAGCGCAGCGATTCGCATTCTCGGCGTCGATCCCGGTCTCAACGCCACGGGCTGGGGGCTGATTGATCAGTCCGGGTCGCGGCTGACCCTTGTGGCCTATGGTGTGATCCGCGCGCCGTCGCGCGCGCCCATGGCGCAGCGGCTGTGCGCCATCTACGACGCGCTGGACGCCCTGATCGCCGAACATGGTCCCCATGAAGCCGCCGTCGAGGACCAGTTCGTCCACGTCAATCCGGCAAGCGCCCTGAAACTCGGGCAAGCGCGCGCCGCGGCCATGCTGGCGCCCGCGCGGGCCGGACTGACCGTGGCCGAATACGCGCCGCGCCTGGTCAAGAAGGCGGTGGTGGGCACCGGCGCGGCGGACAAGGCCCAGGTGGCGGCCATGGTGTCGATCATCCTGCCCGGCGCCAAAGCCGAAGCCGACGCCGCCGACGCGCTGGCCGTCGCGATCTGTCATGCCCATCACCGGCGCTCGGCCGGGATGGTTTCAGCAAGGGCAGCGTCATGA
- the ruvA gene encoding Holliday junction branch migration protein RuvA produces MIGKLKGMVDAVGEEEAVIDVAGVGYLIHAGARTLSRLSPGAAVSVHVETYVREDALKLFAFLTDAERAWFVRLQSVQGVGARHALAILDAIAPGEIESAAALGDTSAFSRAKGVGPKLAQRIAAELKDKAPPAGRTLGGGAALAASAGSTAPSAPAAPAASAAREAAVSALINLGYGESDARRAAAQALRDLGDEAGEGALIKAALKELAR; encoded by the coding sequence ATGATCGGCAAGCTCAAAGGCATGGTGGACGCGGTCGGCGAGGAAGAGGCCGTCATCGATGTGGCCGGGGTGGGCTATCTCATCCATGCCGGAGCGCGGACGCTTTCGCGTCTCAGCCCCGGCGCGGCGGTGAGCGTGCATGTGGAGACCTATGTGCGCGAAGACGCGCTGAAACTCTTCGCCTTCCTCACCGATGCCGAGCGGGCCTGGTTCGTGCGATTGCAATCGGTGCAGGGCGTGGGCGCGCGCCATGCGCTGGCCATCCTCGACGCGATTGCGCCGGGCGAGATTGAAAGCGCCGCGGCGCTGGGCGACACCTCGGCGTTCTCCCGCGCCAAGGGCGTCGGCCCCAAGCTCGCCCAGCGCATCGCGGCGGAGCTGAAAGACAAGGCGCCCCCGGCGGGCCGTACGCTGGGCGGGGGCGCGGCGCTGGCGGCGTCTGCCGGTTCAACCGCGCCGTCCGCGCCCGCCGCCCCCGCCGCCAGCGCCGCGCGCGAAGCGGCGGTCTCGGCCCTGATCAATCTGGGCTATGGCGAAAGCGACGCCCGCCGCGCCGCCGCCCAGGCCCTGCGCGATCTGGGCGATGAGGCCGGCGAAGGGGCGCTGATCAAAGCTGCTCTGAAGGAGCTGGCGCGATGA
- the ruvB gene encoding Holliday junction branch migration DNA helicase RuvB → MSEPDRIISPEDQAGDGRDKALRPLSFGDFVGQTAAISNLKVFVDAAGRRGEALDHVLLSGPPGLGKTTLAQIVARELGVGFRATSGPVIARAGDLAAILTNLEPRDVLFIDEIHRLQPIVEEILYPAMEDFALDLVIGEGPSARTVRIDLPPFTLIGATTRAGLLATPLRDRFGVPVRLEFYDAAELAHIVARGAGKLGAAMTQDGAMEIARRARGTPRVAGRLLRRVRDFAESDGSPVIDRAVADAALARLEVDVLGLDSLDRRYLRVLIESFAGGPAGVETLAAACAEARDALEDVVEPFLIQQGFIQRTPRGRVAAARAWRHLGLEPPRTGPDLFGDAP, encoded by the coding sequence ATGAGCGAACCCGACCGCATCATCTCGCCCGAGGATCAGGCCGGGGACGGGCGGGACAAGGCGTTGCGGCCTTTGTCATTTGGCGATTTCGTGGGCCAGACGGCGGCGATTTCGAATCTCAAAGTGTTTGTCGACGCCGCCGGCCGGCGCGGCGAGGCGCTGGACCATGTGCTCCTGTCCGGCCCGCCGGGTCTGGGCAAGACCACGCTGGCCCAGATCGTCGCGCGCGAGCTGGGCGTGGGTTTTCGCGCCACCTCGGGGCCGGTGATTGCGCGCGCCGGCGATCTGGCGGCCATCCTGACCAATCTGGAGCCACGCGACGTCCTGTTCATCGACGAGATCCACCGCCTGCAGCCCATTGTGGAGGAAATTCTCTACCCGGCCATGGAGGATTTCGCGCTGGATCTGGTGATCGGCGAGGGACCCAGCGCGCGCACGGTGCGCATCGACCTGCCGCCCTTCACCCTGATCGGCGCCACCACGCGGGCCGGCCTCTTGGCCACGCCCCTGCGCGACCGGTTCGGCGTGCCGGTGCGGCTGGAGTTTTATGACGCCGCAGAGCTCGCCCATATCGTGGCGCGCGGCGCCGGCAAGCTGGGCGCGGCCATGACCCAGGACGGCGCCATGGAGATCGCCCGGCGCGCGCGCGGCACGCCGCGCGTGGCGGGCCGGCTGCTGCGCCGGGTGCGTGACTTTGCCGAATCCGATGGATCACCGGTCATCGACCGCGCTGTGGCCGACGCGGCGCTGGCGCGTCTGGAAGTGGATGTGCTGGGCCTCGACAGCCTGGACCGGCGCTATTTGCGGGTGCTGATCGAGAGCTTTGCAGGCGGACCGGCGGGCGTGGAGACGCTGGCCGCCGCCTGCGCCGAGGCGCGCGATGCGCTGGAGGATGTGGTCGAACCCTTCCTGATCCAGCAGGGCTTCATCCAGCGCACACCCAGAGGCCGGGTCGCCGCCGCACGCGCCTGGCGCCATCTGGGGCTGGAGCCGCCGCGTACCGGGCCTGATCTGTTTGGAGACGCGCCGTGA